ACATGAAGGATTTCTTTGTCGAGAAATTTGTCTGGCCCGCGGTACAGATGGGACTGATCTACGAGGATCGCTACCTGCTCGGGACGTCACTGGCGCGGCCCTGCATCTCCAAGGGTTTGATGGATGTTGCGGCCCAGCGTGGCTGCAGCTTCATTTCGCACGGTGCCACCGGGAAGGGCAACGATCAGATACGCTTCGAGCTGAGCTGCTACGCGCTGAATCCATCGATACGTGTCATTGCACCGTGGCGCATGGACGCGTTCTGTCAACGGTTTCAGGGCCGTTCCGATTTGCTCGAGTATGCGAAACGGTTCAACATCCCGGTGAGTGCCACGCCGAAAGCGCCCTGGTCGATGGATGCTAACATTATGCACATCAGCTACGAATCGGGCATCTTGGAGGATCCATCCGTGGCGGCACCGGAAGAGATCTATCAGCTCACGCAATCGCCAACCCGTGCTCCGGATGCACCGACCGTGGCTGAGATTGTGTTTAAAGCGGGACTGCCCGTTCGCGTGACGGAGCTAGTCAGTGGCCGTACGATGGAGAAACCGTTGGACATACTTACCTTCCTCAACAAAGCCGGCGGTGAGCATGGTGTGGGGCGCATCGATATCGTAGAAAATCGATACATCGGGCTGAAGTCACGCGGTGTCTATGAAACGCCCGGCGTAACTGTGCTCCACTGTGCCCATCGGGATCTGGAGATCTATTGCTTGGACCGTGAAGTGCTGCGGGTGAAAAAGTATCTTGCCGATCGGATGGCGGATTACGTCTACAACGGGTACTGGTATGCGCCCGAAGCTGAGTACGTGCGCAAGTGTATCATAGAGTCGCAGAAGCACGTGTCCGGAAAAGTCGTGGTGGAAATGTTTAAAGGTCATGGTAAGAAACGATTACGTTGCTTAGCGAGGATGTGGAATGAAACGAGTTCTTGTATTTGTGTCTACTTTCTCAACAGTGATGGTGACTTCCCGGGAGTCGATAAATTCCGTCTACAACCAGGAACTGGCATCGATGGAGGTGCATGGTAATTTTTCGCCCTACTCGTCGACAGGCTTCATTGAGGTAATGCGTTGTTCTTTATATTCATAAAATACCCAATATAAATTTCTTTGCtaccttttttgtatttaagaTCAATGCGGTCCGATTAAGAGAGCATCATCGAGTGTTTGGTACGGCCAACATGACCAAACATTTCTCCCGTACGGAATCGGACATGAAACTCATCTAAAGCACGCCGCTATGTAAGATGGTCTTTGATGAATATTAACAAATTCTTTACTATATCTGTACGTTGAATTCTATCCTCAAATAAATGACCTATCGTTTGTATTGCATCAATCAGTAGTGTTACAGTTCATAACTTGACCCAGCAAGAACTTCCTTCTGGTCTAGAAGATCCCAGCTtggtttttacaattttagcCTACATTTGCTAGATTAACACGAAATTGTGTGACATGATTCGAATTAAAGGTATACCTAcatgaattattattttgtttcattcgtcCTTTTTGGGTTTACCGAATTTGATATTTGTCaaccgtctttttttttaaacaaaacaaagctttcAGCTTTTTGGAACATTAATTCGCCGGAACGGAGTAGTTCCGCACAGCGAGCGCCCATCACTACGTGAAAGCTCCCCCCAAAAGCAACCCATGaacagaaaaatatgaaataaggTTGAATGAAGGTAAATTTTCGCGCCTTTCATGCAGATTGCTCATGATATAATGAGAAACAAATTTATCAAATGTTTTTATACCATTTCCCACAACT
This region of Anopheles marshallii chromosome 2, idAnoMarsDA_429_01, whole genome shotgun sequence genomic DNA includes:
- the LOC128707947 gene encoding argininosuccinate synthase, which codes for MGKEKVLLAYSGGLDTSCILKWLLEQDYEVICFMADVGQTEDFVAARDKALKIGATDVVVKDMKDFFVEKFVWPAVQMGLIYEDRYLLGTSLARPCISKGLMDVAAQRGCSFISHGATGKGNDQIRFELSCYALNPSIRVIAPWRMDAFCQRFQGRSDLLEYAKRFNIPVSATPKAPWSMDANIMHISYESGILEDPSVAAPEEIYQLTQSPTRAPDAPTVAEIVFKAGLPVRVTELVSGRTMEKPLDILTFLNKAGGEHGVGRIDIVENRYIGLKSRGVYETPGVTVLHCAHRDLEIYCLDREVLRVKKYLADRMADYVYNGYWYAPEAEYVRKCIIESQKHVSGKVVVEMFKGHVMVTSRESINSVYNQELASMEVHGNFSPYSSTGFIEINAVRLREHHRVFGTANMTKHFSRTESDMKLI